Proteins encoded together in one Flavobacteriales bacterium window:
- the ppk2 gene encoding polyphosphate kinase 2 translates to MAGQFTKEELEGFTTRKEVVKLAKQKDINIQNHIANREYEIELAKLQAQLVSLQRWVYKRKLRVAILLEGRDASGKGGTIKRYTEHLNPRTSRVVALNKPTDIEKGQWFFRRYISQLPEPGEIVFFDRSWYNRAVVEPVMGFCDRKQYDQFMVQVPEFEHMLYEDGVIIIKFWFSITKDEQRKRFESRMKNPLKQWKFSPVDMKGQEYWDEYTYYKEQMFTKTHTNFSPWVIVKTNSKRTARLESMRYILSRFDYDGKDQAETVLLPDPNVILRYYRHIQQLDI, encoded by the coding sequence ATGGCAGGTCAATTTACCAAAGAGGAATTGGAAGGTTTTACTACCCGTAAGGAGGTAGTGAAGCTTGCTAAGCAGAAAGACATCAATATCCAAAACCACATTGCAAACCGCGAATACGAAATAGAACTGGCCAAACTTCAGGCGCAGCTTGTCAGTTTGCAGCGTTGGGTTTACAAACGGAAGCTCCGCGTGGCCATTCTTCTGGAAGGTCGCGATGCTTCGGGAAAAGGTGGAACCATCAAGCGTTACACCGAACACTTGAACCCAAGAACATCACGCGTTGTGGCGCTCAACAAGCCTACAGATATTGAAAAAGGTCAGTGGTTTTTTAGACGTTACATCAGTCAACTACCAGAACCGGGCGAGATCGTCTTCTTTGACCGAAGCTGGTACAACCGTGCCGTGGTTGAACCCGTTATGGGCTTCTGCGACCGAAAGCAATACGACCAGTTTATGGTGCAAGTGCCCGAATTTGAGCACATGCTTTATGAAGATGGCGTCATCATCATTAAGTTCTGGTTCTCCATTACCAAAGATGAGCAGCGAAAACGCTTCGAATCTCGAATGAAAAACCCACTGAAACAGTGGAAATTCAGTCCTGTAGACATGAAAGGACAGGAATATTGGGATGAATACACTTACTACAAGGAGCAGATGTTCACGAAGACCCACACCAATTTCAGTCCGTGGGTCATTGTAAAGACCAATAGCAAGCGCACGGCAAGACTCGAGAGCATGCGCTACATTCTCTCCCGATTCGATTATGATGGAAAAGATCAAGCTGAAACAGTGCTTCTACCCGACCCTAACGTCATTTTGAGATATTACCGTCACATTCAACAATTGGATATCTGA
- the ppk2 gene encoding polyphosphate kinase 2 → MELTEEDVRLLNSKTGLRQLIRSSKVSLEKALQYARYDHRLKELQAEMINLQTWVMENEKKLVVIYEGRDAAGKGGAIRRTTAHINPRAYRVVALPRPTHQEAGQWYFQRYVRRLPIPGEIVFFDRSWYNRAVVEPVNGFCTPEQYSIFLENVNEFEKMLVQGETYLIKMYFSITKEEQALRFADITNDPLKRWKMSPVDERAQELWDQYTKYKQIMFDRTHTDLCPWTIIDANVKTHARVSSLEHILQSVPYKK, encoded by the coding sequence ATAGAACTTACGGAAGAAGATGTCAGACTGCTGAACTCCAAAACAGGCCTTCGGCAACTTATCCGATCATCCAAGGTCAGCTTAGAAAAAGCCTTGCAGTATGCTCGTTACGACCATAGGCTGAAAGAACTTCAGGCAGAGATGATCAATCTCCAAACGTGGGTAATGGAGAACGAGAAAAAACTTGTGGTCATTTATGAAGGGCGCGATGCTGCCGGAAAAGGTGGCGCCATCCGTAGGACAACCGCACACATCAATCCTCGGGCTTATCGGGTTGTGGCACTTCCGAGACCAACGCACCAAGAGGCCGGTCAATGGTATTTTCAGCGTTACGTTAGACGATTACCCATTCCTGGCGAGATCGTATTCTTTGACCGTAGCTGGTACAACCGTGCGGTGGTAGAACCGGTGAATGGCTTCTGCACGCCTGAGCAGTACAGCATTTTCTTGGAAAATGTGAATGAGTTTGAGAAGATGCTGGTTCAAGGAGAAACCTATCTCATTAAGATGTATTTCTCCATCACCAAAGAAGAACAAGCGTTGCGGTTTGCAGATATAACCAACGATCCACTTAAGCGATGGAAAATGAGCCCGGTTGATGAGCGTGCTCAAGAACTTTGGGATCAGTATACCAAGTACAAGCAGATCATGTTCGACCGAACACACACCGATCTTTGTCCTTGGACCATTATTGACGCGAACGTAAAAACCCACGCGCGCGTTAGTTCCTTAGAGCATATCCTGCAGAGTGTGCCATACAAGAAGTGA
- a CDS encoding T9SS type A sorting domain-containing protein: MKTTTVLLAIALFACTLLNDQNAAIAQTFWTKDATNPVLRRDTVLANLPHDIYAISDCWVLKEGATYKMWYTGGGLNYPTDTELRSRICYATSSDGVNWTKYAGNPVLDVSYNGAWDSLGVETVSVIIDEDAPAGQRYKMWYAGQYFNEYRYEIGYAYSADGISWTKHGNPVLQVGTANEWDNGFLEGPSVVKDGSTYQMWYCGYDVTVNGSPTDGKASIGYATSTDGINWTKYANNPIMVTGVGNWESVYVQDPHVIKDDLGYYMWYGGGSDDSHYDQQVGYATSFDGINWGKSPLNPVLTRGNPGDWDQLVASFPSVINDGGGYKMWYTGKDVDPLPENSTAYYWEIGYATSSPTGMEEFASNPNEMQIYPNPATETIYITFPPSETGQKHLLIFNSLGALVQTVNTNQAVQINIADLPAGLYFIQMNSDNGSVTNRLVKN; encoded by the coding sequence ATGAAAACAACTACCGTCCTACTCGCCATCGCGCTTTTTGCTTGCACCCTTTTGAATGATCAAAATGCTGCAATTGCTCAGACCTTTTGGACAAAAGACGCCACAAACCCTGTGCTACGCAGGGATACGGTGCTTGCCAATTTACCGCACGACATCTATGCCATTAGCGACTGCTGGGTATTGAAGGAAGGTGCAACTTATAAGATGTGGTATACTGGTGGTGGCTTGAATTATCCTACCGACACCGAATTGCGTTCAAGAATCTGTTATGCCACTTCTTCTGATGGCGTTAATTGGACTAAATATGCTGGCAATCCTGTGTTGGATGTGTCTTACAATGGTGCGTGGGATTCGCTTGGAGTGGAAACTGTTTCTGTCATTATTGACGAAGACGCTCCTGCCGGACAACGCTACAAAATGTGGTATGCAGGTCAGTATTTCAACGAGTATCGCTACGAAATTGGTTACGCCTATTCTGCCGATGGCATCAGTTGGACAAAACATGGAAACCCCGTGCTACAGGTTGGAACAGCCAACGAATGGGACAATGGTTTTTTGGAAGGCCCCTCCGTAGTTAAAGATGGCAGCACCTACCAAATGTGGTATTGCGGTTATGACGTGACCGTAAACGGAAGCCCAACAGACGGAAAGGCAAGTATCGGCTACGCAACATCTACCGATGGCATCAACTGGACGAAGTATGCCAATAATCCAATCATGGTTACAGGAGTTGGCAATTGGGAGAGCGTTTACGTGCAAGACCCGCACGTGATCAAAGACGACCTAGGATATTATATGTGGTATGGCGGTGGATCGGACGACTCGCACTATGACCAACAAGTTGGTTACGCCACTTCGTTCGATGGTATCAATTGGGGCAAATCTCCGCTCAATCCTGTTCTGACAAGAGGAAATCCAGGCGATTGGGACCAATTGGTTGCTTCTTTTCCAAGTGTGATAAATGATGGTGGAGGCTATAAAATGTGGTACACGGGCAAAGACGTTGATCCGCTTCCTGAGAACTCCACAGCGTATTATTGGGAAATCGGCTATGCCACTTCATCTCCCACAGGGATGGAGGAATTCGCTAGCAATCCAAACGAAATGCAGATCTATCCGAATCCTGCCACCGAAACCATTTATATCACCTTTCCTCCTTCTGAAACCGGACAGAAACATCTGCTCATTTTCAATTCGTTGGGAGCTTTGGTGCAAACGGTCAACACGAATCAAGCAGTGCAGATAAACATTGCCGACCTACCAGCTGGCCTTTATTTCATCCAAATGAACTCAGATAACGGCAGTGTGACGAACAGACTGGTTAAGAATTAA
- a CDS encoding class I SAM-dependent methyltransferase — MSGDYTGGLALASLIPFEPILGIHEITPDRGMSLWLVKSDMKYLKPSTDDVVVEAIIPEDLGEAINKRYHNGQIILLDVAVTFKDLRNTDVAQGTFRYYCKKKNSLAPVSTSRAINVMFEHLLKTSAKLIAQLRSFESSKSRPLFIDDISAEVAGKQGKVIADRFMELLPELQNMVAARTFHLDEALKKRASEIKNVVFIGAGLDFRMYRNQSDFKGKMIFELDLAEMLAERIHTETALQLKSSSFNTPVKISCNFISESISEKLLHHGFNPEEPSFYIFEGCSMYFSEAENRKILMEISGLLHQNSASVLWMDMVDDRAIQITEKLPMEIKSFLSNMAKLGEPFIYGFDKDSELFTIADLSIVESALTNDCMDIEPSDVYSLYSFNLLKYNH; from the coding sequence ATGAGTGGAGATTACACCGGTGGGCTTGCTTTAGCTTCATTGATTCCATTCGAACCAATACTTGGCATTCATGAGATTACTCCTGACAGAGGCATGAGCCTATGGTTAGTGAAATCGGACATGAAATATCTTAAACCATCTACTGACGATGTAGTTGTGGAAGCAATAATTCCAGAAGATCTGGGAGAAGCGATAAACAAACGCTATCACAACGGCCAAATAATTCTTCTGGACGTTGCGGTAACGTTCAAAGATCTAAGAAACACAGATGTTGCCCAAGGAACTTTCCGCTATTACTGCAAGAAGAAAAACTCTCTTGCCCCTGTTTCTACAAGCAGAGCGATTAATGTGATGTTTGAACATCTTCTAAAAACATCGGCAAAGCTAATTGCGCAGTTAAGGTCTTTTGAAAGCAGTAAAAGCCGACCGCTTTTCATAGATGATATTTCTGCAGAAGTTGCCGGAAAGCAAGGAAAAGTCATTGCCGACCGATTCATGGAACTATTACCCGAATTGCAGAACATGGTTGCTGCAAGAACATTCCATTTAGACGAAGCGCTTAAAAAACGCGCTTCTGAAATAAAGAACGTAGTGTTTATCGGAGCTGGGCTCGATTTCAGAATGTATCGCAATCAATCTGATTTTAAAGGCAAGATGATCTTTGAACTGGACCTAGCTGAAATGTTAGCTGAAAGAATTCACACAGAAACAGCACTTCAACTCAAATCATCATCCTTCAACACACCGGTTAAAATCAGCTGTAATTTCATATCCGAAAGCATCTCAGAAAAACTGTTGCACCACGGATTTAACCCTGAGGAACCTTCATTCTATATTTTCGAAGGGTGTTCGATGTATTTCTCGGAAGCAGAAAATCGGAAAATTCTGATGGAAATAAGCGGCCTGCTTCATCAAAATTCAGCAAGTGTTCTTTGGATGGATATGGTAGACGACAGAGCAATCCAGATCACGGAAAAGCTACCGATGGAAATCAAGTCTTTTCTTTCGAATATGGCCAAACTTGGAGAACCTTTTATTTACGGATTCGACAAGGATTCTGAACTCTTTACAATAGCAGACCTTTCCATTGTTGAAAGCGCACTTACCAATGATTGCATGGATATTGAACCAAGTGATGTGTACTCGCTGTATTCCTTTAATCTATTGAAGTACAATCACTAA
- a CDS encoding sigma 54-interacting transcriptional regulator codes for MKKETTFGELKAAGYTERTISEELKENLIARIRANEPAFEGLWGYDDTVVPQLKKAILAGHHINLLGLRGQAKTRIARNLVSLLDEYMPIVEGSEINDSPYSPISKFAKDTLAEMGDSTPIAWLHRSDRFFEKLATPDVNVSDLIGDIDPIKAATLKVPYSDERVLHYGMIPRANRCIFVLNELPDLQARIQVSLFNILQEGDIQIRGFQLRMPLDIQFIFTANPEDYTNRGSIVTPLKDRIGSQIFTHYPKSIALAKKITEQEARLSEADRANIAMCELAKDLLEQVAFEARDSEYVDAKSGVSARLTISAMENLMAAANLRLIESGEKKTAIRLVDFMSIIPSITGKIELVYEGEQEGATEVAKHLIDQAVVTEFEKLFPRIPNLEKAGVKTPYTDIITWFDSSNLVELNYTDTDEEFNANLLSIKPLVKLVNEYAPRLTEPEKLFAMELVLWTLAVSNKLDRTESDKAFSFDSTGSQLFFGDN; via the coding sequence ATGAAGAAGGAAACCACTTTTGGGGAGTTGAAAGCAGCGGGTTATACCGAGCGCACTATTAGCGAGGAGTTGAAGGAGAACCTTATTGCACGGATCCGTGCCAACGAACCGGCTTTCGAAGGATTATGGGGCTACGATGATACCGTGGTGCCGCAATTGAAGAAAGCCATTCTGGCGGGGCATCATATCAACCTGCTCGGTCTGCGCGGACAGGCCAAAACACGCATTGCGCGCAACTTGGTCAGTCTCTTGGATGAGTACATGCCCATCGTGGAAGGTTCCGAGATCAACGACAGTCCCTACAGTCCCATTTCGAAGTTTGCCAAAGACACGCTGGCCGAAATGGGAGACAGCACGCCCATTGCGTGGTTGCACCGCTCCGACCGTTTCTTTGAGAAACTGGCCACGCCCGATGTGAATGTTTCCGACCTCATCGGAGACATCGACCCGATAAAGGCCGCTACCTTAAAAGTGCCGTATTCGGACGAACGCGTGCTACATTATGGTATGATCCCTCGTGCCAACCGATGCATTTTCGTACTCAACGAATTGCCCGACCTTCAAGCGCGCATTCAGGTTTCGCTCTTCAATATCTTGCAGGAAGGCGACATTCAGATCAGAGGTTTTCAGCTCAGAATGCCGCTCGATATTCAGTTCATCTTCACAGCAAACCCAGAGGATTACACCAATCGCGGAAGCATCGTCACGCCATTGAAGGACCGTATCGGTTCGCAGATATTCACGCATTACCCGAAAAGCATTGCGCTGGCCAAGAAGATAACCGAGCAGGAAGCGCGGCTATCGGAAGCAGACCGTGCCAACATCGCCATGTGCGAATTGGCCAAAGACCTCTTAGAGCAAGTGGCCTTTGAAGCGCGCGATAGCGAATATGTGGATGCAAAGAGTGGCGTTAGCGCCCGTCTCACCATCAGCGCCATGGAAAACCTCATGGCCGCTGCCAATCTCCGTCTGATCGAATCGGGCGAGAAGAAAACAGCCATCCGATTGGTCGATTTCATGTCTATCATTCCCTCCATTACGGGCAAGATCGAGTTGGTCTATGAAGGAGAGCAGGAGGGAGCCACCGAAGTGGCCAAGCACCTCATCGATCAAGCGGTGGTAACCGAGTTCGAGAAGCTGTTCCCGCGCATCCCCAATCTTGAAAAAGCAGGAGTGAAAACGCCTTACACCGACATCATCACCTGGTTCGATAGCAGCAATCTGGTCGAACTTAACTACACGGATACGGACGAGGAATTCAATGCCAATCTACTCAGCATCAAACCGCTGGTGAAATTGGTAAACGAATATGCGCCTAGGTTGACTGAACCTGAAAAACTCTTCGCTATGGAATTGGTGCTTTGGACCTTGGCCGTTTCGAATAAACTGGATAGAACCGAAAGCGACAAGGCTTTCTCTTTTGATTCAACTGGAAGTCAGCTGTTTTTTGGGGATAATTGA
- a CDS encoding VWA domain-containing protein, whose amino-acid sequence MDGIEFNLSKGFIFSKHHPKEVSPFDRVFNIFKELITHTSGDIEEAFDWLNQLDREYNIFTDEYTLADFEEDLKKRGYIKEEIDPEEGNSGKGKGKNILTPKLESALREYALEQIFGKLQKSGAGNHRTKKVGQGDEKDGENRPYNYGDDFSRVDMTESLKNAQINHGIGDLKLTENDLIVEETKHKAQMSTVLMIDISHSMILYGEDRITPAKKVAMALVEMIHRKYPKDSIDIIVFGNDAWPIQVKDLPYLKVGPYHTNTVAGLELAMDILRRKRNTNKQIFMITDGKPSCVRLPNGEYYKDSNGLNEMIVNQCLNKAAQARKLKIPITTFMIASDPYLRQFVEMFTKQNNGKAFLTGLKGLGQMIFEDYEKNRIKRI is encoded by the coding sequence ATGGACGGCATAGAATTCAATCTTAGCAAAGGCTTCATTTTCAGTAAGCACCATCCGAAGGAGGTTTCTCCTTTTGACCGCGTGTTCAATATTTTCAAGGAGCTGATCACCCACACTTCGGGCGATATTGAGGAAGCCTTCGATTGGTTGAATCAACTCGATAGGGAGTACAACATTTTCACGGACGAATACACGCTGGCTGACTTTGAGGAAGACCTCAAAAAACGTGGTTATATCAAAGAGGAGATTGACCCCGAGGAGGGGAATTCGGGCAAGGGAAAAGGCAAGAACATCCTCACGCCTAAATTGGAATCTGCTCTACGCGAATACGCCTTGGAGCAGATCTTCGGGAAACTTCAGAAGAGCGGAGCGGGCAACCACCGAACCAAGAAAGTAGGGCAGGGAGATGAGAAGGATGGCGAGAACCGCCCCTACAATTACGGGGATGATTTCTCGCGGGTGGATATGACCGAGAGCCTCAAGAATGCACAGATAAACCACGGCATTGGCGACCTGAAACTCACCGAGAACGACCTGATCGTGGAGGAGACCAAGCACAAGGCGCAGATGAGCACCGTGCTCATGATCGACATCAGCCATTCCATGATCCTGTATGGCGAAGACCGCATCACGCCTGCCAAAAAGGTGGCCATGGCCTTGGTGGAGATGATCCATCGCAAATACCCGAAAGATTCGATAGACATCATCGTGTTCGGCAATGATGCGTGGCCCATTCAGGTGAAAGACCTGCCGTATTTGAAGGTGGGGCCGTATCACACAAATACCGTTGCCGGATTGGAATTGGCCATGGACATTCTAAGACGCAAGCGCAACACCAACAAGCAGATATTCATGATAACCGATGGCAAACCAAGCTGTGTGCGGTTGCCAAACGGAGAGTATTACAAGGACAGTAACGGCCTCAACGAGATGATCGTGAATCAGTGTCTGAACAAGGCCGCGCAGGCTAGGAAACTGAAGATACCGATCACCACATTCATGATCGCATCCGACCCTTACCTGCGGCAATTTGTAGAGATGTTCACCAAGCAGAACAACGGCAAAGCCTTCCTGACAGGATTGAAAGGCTTGGGGCAGATGATATTTGAAGATTACGAGAAGAACAGAATCAAACGTATTTAA
- a CDS encoding nitroreductase family protein: MELIEKLKWRYATKAMNGQTVPEEKIENIIEAISLAPTSSGLQPFEVLVITNQEVKEKIRPVAWGQSVIRDCSHLLVFAAWDTYTADRINKQFDLVNTIREFENKGWENYRQLLLGTYPQKDAEVNFNHAAKQAYIAFSMAIAAAAFQGVDSTPIEGFDPAAVDEILGLRAKGLRSCVMLPLGYRNAEKDWLVNLKKVRKSRADLITEIK; encoded by the coding sequence GTGGAATTAATAGAGAAATTGAAGTGGCGTTATGCTACCAAGGCCATGAACGGCCAAACGGTGCCAGAGGAAAAGATCGAGAACATTATTGAAGCCATTTCGCTAGCACCAACTTCCAGTGGATTGCAGCCTTTCGAGGTTTTGGTCATCACCAATCAGGAAGTAAAAGAGAAGATCAGACCAGTGGCTTGGGGCCAATCGGTGATAAGGGATTGTTCGCACCTGTTGGTCTTTGCCGCTTGGGATACCTACACGGCAGATCGCATCAACAAGCAGTTTGATCTGGTAAACACCATCAGAGAATTTGAGAATAAGGGTTGGGAGAACTACCGCCAACTGCTACTGGGCACGTACCCTCAAAAGGATGCGGAAGTCAACTTCAATCATGCGGCCAAGCAAGCTTATATCGCGTTTTCGATGGCCATAGCTGCTGCTGCATTTCAAGGTGTTGACAGCACGCCAATAGAAGGTTTTGACCCTGCGGCCGTAGATGAGATACTGGGTTTACGGGCAAAGGGATTGAGAAGCTGCGTGATGCTGCCCTTGGGCTATCGGAATGCCGAAAAAGATTGGCTCGTAAACCTGAAAAAGGTGCGAAAAAGCAGAGCGGACCTCATCACAGAGATCAAGTAA
- a CDS encoding DUF2007 domain-containing protein has protein sequence MKQTDMNEFVTIVSFTYPSELAIAKLKLEAEGIECRVLDELTVQSYNFVSNAVGGVKLQVRKSDFEKAGAILRAGGFSDEETSTIIDKNDVARRQKTAQIFKWASLSVLVVAAVLITSGIIFKQLNKPTITQRMTGSPWCLDYIVYGEDVYYPTSKEGGVIFTGVCRDEITFSPNGQTTIPGFGHGFLNANWELFGDSVIISQLDSFEHVYNGRYKIEFERRMMYLTSYSTILVCYKEMH, from the coding sequence ATGAAACAAACCGACATGAACGAGTTTGTGACAATTGTCAGCTTTACATACCCCAGCGAACTTGCAATTGCAAAACTGAAACTTGAAGCAGAAGGAATTGAGTGTAGAGTTCTTGACGAATTAACGGTTCAATCATACAATTTTGTTTCCAACGCGGTCGGTGGTGTGAAGCTTCAGGTTAGGAAATCTGATTTTGAAAAGGCGGGGGCAATCCTTAGAGCAGGTGGTTTTTCAGATGAAGAAACTTCGACAATAATAGACAAGAATGATGTTGCTCGCAGACAAAAGACTGCTCAAATTTTCAAATGGGCAAGCCTCTCTGTTTTGGTTGTTGCCGCAGTATTGATTACCTCAGGAATTATCTTCAAACAGCTAAACAAGCCGACAATTACACAACGTATGACAGGCAGCCCGTGGTGTTTGGACTACATCGTTTACGGTGAAGATGTTTACTACCCTACTTCGAAAGAAGGGGGCGTCATTTTTACTGGTGTTTGCCGTGACGAGATAACGTTTAGCCCAAATGGTCAAACAACAATTCCAGGTTTCGGACATGGTTTTCTCAATGCCAATTGGGAACTCTTTGGCGACTCTGTGATTATAAGTCAACTCGACAGCTTCGAACACGTTTATAACGGACGGTATAAGATCGAATTTGAACGCAGAATGATGTATCTGACTTCTTACAGTACTATTTTGGTTTGCTATAAGGAAATGCACTAA
- a CDS encoding AMP-binding protein, whose product MPLAQLETSPLARQNYWLKALNEHIAYLKKNSWYYKDQLVWAGPEATVLEELSDIQNFPFTEKDDIASRNEDFLCVPMGDIRDIVTTSGTLGGSVAVYLTQKDLHRLGVNEAGSYKLAGCTSDDTFQLLTTIDKRFMAGLAYFLGANELGARMVRSGPGALQLQWESIMRFNPTVLVAVPSFIPRLISYALANGIDPNKTSVKKIVCIGEAVRDENLQPNYLALRITEQWNVQLFSTYASTEMATAFTECKAGNGAHIQPELMFAEVLDEDGIQVKNGERGEVVVTPLGVEGTPLLRFRTGDICHYYDEPCSCGRNTPRLGPVVGRKQQMVKLKGTSLYPNAIIDELNAIAEVANFVVELHSDELGLDEVVIKALLKGENAEAKVLEKLSGKLRVKPRLILASNEEINVLKFDENERKPKILIDRR is encoded by the coding sequence ATGCCACTAGCACAGTTGGAAACTAGCCCCTTAGCGCGCCAGAATTATTGGTTGAAGGCCTTGAATGAACACATCGCTTACCTTAAAAAGAACAGTTGGTATTATAAAGACCAACTGGTTTGGGCAGGGCCAGAAGCAACCGTGCTCGAAGAGCTTTCTGATATTCAGAATTTCCCGTTTACGGAGAAGGATGATATTGCCAGTCGCAACGAGGATTTTCTTTGTGTGCCAATGGGAGATATCCGCGATATCGTAACCACGTCAGGTACGTTAGGCGGTTCGGTGGCGGTTTATCTGACGCAAAAAGATCTTCACAGATTGGGTGTAAATGAAGCGGGTTCTTACAAATTGGCAGGCTGCACCAGTGACGACACCTTTCAATTGCTCACCACCATTGATAAACGTTTTATGGCAGGATTGGCGTATTTCCTTGGAGCCAACGAGCTTGGAGCACGGATGGTGCGTTCGGGCCCAGGAGCGTTGCAATTGCAATGGGAGAGTATCATGCGATTCAATCCTACCGTGTTGGTTGCTGTGCCGAGTTTCATTCCACGTCTCATTAGCTATGCATTGGCTAATGGCATCGACCCAAACAAGACCAGCGTGAAGAAGATCGTGTGTATTGGCGAAGCCGTGCGCGATGAGAACCTGCAACCTAATTACCTCGCACTGCGCATTACAGAACAATGGAATGTGCAACTGTTTTCGACCTATGCTAGCACCGAAATGGCCACGGCCTTTACCGAATGCAAAGCAGGAAATGGCGCGCACATCCAACCCGAATTGATGTTTGCTGAAGTGCTGGACGAAGATGGCATTCAGGTGAAAAATGGAGAGCGGGGAGAAGTGGTGGTAACGCCTTTGGGTGTAGAAGGCACGCCTTTACTGCGATTCCGAACGGGCGATATCTGCCATTATTACGATGAACCATGTAGCTGCGGACGCAATACGCCCCGATTAGGTCCGGTGGTTGGGCGTAAACAACAGATGGTGAAGCTCAAAGGCACATCGCTATACCCCAATGCCATTATTGATGAGCTGAACGCTATTGCTGAAGTAGCCAATTTTGTGGTAGAACTGCACAGCGATGAACTTGGTTTGGACGAAGTGGTGATTAAAGCTTTGCTGAAAGGCGAGAATGCAGAAGCAAAGGTGCTTGAAAAGCTGAGCGGCAAACTTCGTGTAAAACCACGGCTCATCCTAGCCAGCAACGAAGAAATCAACGTGTTGAAGTTTGATGAGAACGAACGCAAACCGAAGATTCTTATAGATAGGAGGTAG